A genomic window from Cydia amplana chromosome 3, ilCydAmpl1.1, whole genome shotgun sequence includes:
- the LOC134662791 gene encoding lipoyl synthase, mitochondrial, translated as MFRNSIKSYLIGRTPEFQRCKHTAKLEAIREKLREGPGLSDFIAEDRPKDWDEYEGKLKREKGEQERLKLPPWLKTSIPTGSKFNEVKEQLRSLKLSTVCEEARCPNIGECWSGGKQGMSTATIMLMGDTCTRGCMFCSVKTSRAPPPLDPLEPRHTATAVAQWGLGYIVLTSVDRDDLPDGGSAHFAETVREIKRQNKEILVECLVPDFRGNRNCIDTIANCGLDVFAHNIETVERLTPFVRDRRAGYRQTLKVLETAKESNPDLVTKTSIMLGLGETDEQVEQTMKDLRSVGVDCLTLGQYMQPTKRHLKVFEYVTPAKFQHWERRGNELGFLYTASGPLVRSSYRAGEFFITSLLKDRKAKSL; from the exons atgtttcgtAATTCAATAAAATCATATTTGATCGGCCGAACTCCAGAA TTTCAGAGATGCAAGCACACGGCAAAATTGGAGGCAATAAGAGAGAAGCTTCGCGAGGGACCCGGGCTATCGGATTTTATAGCGGAAGATAGACCCAAGGACTGGGATGAGTATGAAGGGAAACTGAAACGAGAGAAGGGAGAACAGGAGCGTTTGAAGCTTCCACCGTGGTTGAAGACCTCTATACCAACAG GGTCAAAGTTCAATGAGGTGAAGGAACAACTACGTAGCCTGAAGCTTAGTACAGTGTGCGAGGAGGCCCGCTGTCCAAACATCGGGGAATGTTGGAGCGGGGGCAAGCAGGGCATGTCTACCGCTACAATTATG CTCATGGGTGACACTTGTACGCGAGGCTGCATGTTCTGCTCCGTGAAAACTTCGCGCGCCCCGCCGCCGCTCGACCCGCTGGAGCCGCGCCACACCGCCACCGCCGTCGCTCAGTGGGGCCTCGGGTACATCGTGCTGACCTCAGTCGATAGAGACG ATTTGCCGGACGGAGGATCAGCTCACTTCGCAGAAACAGTTAGGGAAATAAAGAGACA GAACAAGGAGATACTAGTAGAATGCCTGGTGCCCGATTTCCGAGGCAATCGCAACTGCATCGATACGATAGCCAACTGCGGTCTGGACGTGTTTGCGCACAACATAGAGACCGTGGAGCGCCTGACGCCTTTCGTCCGGGACCGGAGGGCGGG GTACCGCCAAACGCTGAAAGTGCTAGAAACGGCCAAGGAGTCGAACCCCGATCTTGTCACAAAGACGTCCATCATGCTGGGCCTGGGCGAGACAGATGAGCAAGTCGAGCAGACAATGAAAG ACTTGCGCTCTGTAGGCGTAGATTGCCTCACGCTTGGCCAATACATGCAGCCGACCAAGCGGCACCTCAAAGTATTCGAATACGTGACCCCAGCCAAGTTCCAGCACTGGGAACGCAGAGGCAACGAACTCGGGTTCCTGTATACCGCTAGTGGGCCACTGGTTAGGTCCTCTTATAGGGCAGGCGAGTTCTTTATCACTAGCCTGTTGAAAGACAGGAAGGCGAAGAGCTTGTGA